The following proteins are co-located in the Rhodococcus opacus B4 genome:
- a CDS encoding N-acetylmuramoyl-L-alanine amidase, with the protein MHRLRHGDHGPAVAEIRGTLAGLGFLHNGVPGTRRESINGSHWIAPDAVFDHHLDSAVRAFQQQRGLLVDGIVGPATYRSMKEASYRLGARTLIYQLSAPLYGDDVATLQTRLQDLGFYVGRVDGFFGPQTHNSLSSFQREIGIAADGICGPATLRSLELLGTRVTGGSPHAMSEEEMVRSSGPQLSGKRIVIDPGLGGDTYGTIVRSPYGTISESDILWDLASRLEGRMAATGMETFLSRPHHENPTDIERASTSNAFDADLMISLRCDGNTSPSANGVASFHFGNSHGSTSMIGQVLTGFIQREIVARTPLQDCRTHGRTWDLLRLTNMPTVQIDLGYLTNELDATVLSNPRARDAIAEAILISVKRLYLLGQDDQPTGTFTFAELLAEELSSSERS; encoded by the coding sequence ATGCACCGACTCCGTCACGGCGACCATGGTCCGGCCGTCGCTGAGATTCGGGGCACTCTGGCCGGTCTCGGTTTCCTGCACAACGGTGTCCCCGGCACCCGCCGCGAGAGCATCAACGGTTCGCACTGGATCGCCCCCGACGCCGTCTTCGATCATCACCTGGACAGCGCCGTACGGGCCTTCCAGCAGCAGCGTGGGCTCCTCGTCGACGGAATCGTGGGTCCGGCCACCTACCGGTCCATGAAAGAAGCGTCGTACCGCCTGGGTGCGCGCACGCTGATCTACCAGCTGTCGGCACCGCTCTACGGCGACGACGTCGCCACCTTGCAGACCCGCCTGCAGGACCTCGGCTTCTACGTCGGACGCGTCGACGGCTTCTTCGGCCCGCAGACCCACAATTCCCTGTCCTCGTTCCAGCGGGAGATCGGGATCGCCGCCGACGGCATCTGCGGTCCCGCCACTCTGCGGTCGCTCGAGTTGCTCGGCACCCGCGTCACGGGTGGATCACCGCACGCGATGAGCGAAGAGGAAATGGTCCGCAGCTCCGGACCGCAGTTGAGCGGCAAGCGAATTGTCATCGATCCGGGTCTCGGCGGCGACACCTACGGGACCATCGTCCGTTCCCCATACGGCACGATCTCGGAGTCCGACATCCTGTGGGACCTCGCCAGCCGCCTGGAGGGCCGCATGGCCGCCACGGGAATGGAGACGTTCCTGTCCCGCCCGCACCACGAGAACCCCACGGACATCGAACGCGCATCCACGTCGAACGCCTTCGATGCCGACCTGATGATCTCGCTGCGGTGCGACGGAAACACCAGCCCGTCCGCGAACGGTGTCGCGAGCTTCCACTTCGGCAACTCGCACGGGTCGACGTCGATGATCGGTCAGGTTCTCACCGGATTCATCCAGCGGGAGATCGTGGCGCGCACGCCGTTGCAGGACTGCCGCACGCACGGCCGCACCTGGGATCTGCTGCGTCTGACGAACATGCCGACCGTGCAGATCGACCTCGGGTACCTCACCAACGAATTGGACGCCACGGTGCTCTCCAACCCGCGGGCGCGGGACGCCATCGCCGAGGCGATCCTGATCTCCGTGAAGCGTCTGTACCTGCTCGGTCAGGACGACCAGCCGACCGGAACATTCACGTTCGCGGAGTTGCTCGCCGAAGAGCTGTCTTCCTCCGAACGTTCCTGA
- a CDS encoding ParB/RepB/Spo0J family partition protein, with protein MSQTRKGGLGRGLAALIPTGPTTTGPGLGNAAADVVIGTDRRNVLTEPAPNSSDSATAKKTAPASTGNNGESNGADGASGNGAQPLPSPTGAVYREIAPDLIERNPKQPRQVFDDDALAELVHSIREFGLMQPIVVRPLEDGKFQLVMGERRWRASQEAELETIPAIVRETGDDAMLRDALLENIHRVQLNPLEEAAAYQQLLEEFEVTHEELAAKIGRSRPVVTNMIRLLKLPIPVQRRVAAGVLSAGHARALLSLEAGADAQEVMAARIVAEGMSVRATEEAVTLANRSDDQAQPVQRRKPIQMPGLQDVAERLSDSFDTRVTVSLGKRKGKIVVEFGSVDDLQRIVGMMEAQKAGS; from the coding sequence ATGAGTCAGACGCGTAAGGGTGGACTTGGCCGTGGACTGGCTGCGCTCATTCCTACCGGGCCGACGACGACCGGACCGGGGTTGGGTAACGCCGCCGCCGACGTCGTGATCGGAACCGACCGGCGCAACGTGCTGACCGAGCCCGCACCGAATTCGTCGGATTCTGCGACCGCCAAGAAGACCGCTCCCGCGTCCACGGGAAACAACGGCGAGAGCAACGGCGCGGACGGCGCATCCGGCAACGGTGCCCAACCCCTCCCCTCCCCCACCGGAGCCGTGTACCGGGAGATCGCTCCGGACCTGATCGAGCGGAACCCGAAGCAGCCGCGTCAGGTGTTCGACGACGACGCTCTCGCGGAACTCGTCCACTCGATTCGCGAGTTCGGTCTGATGCAGCCGATCGTGGTCCGCCCGCTCGAGGACGGCAAGTTCCAACTCGTCATGGGCGAGCGGCGGTGGCGTGCCAGCCAGGAAGCCGAGCTGGAGACGATCCCGGCCATCGTCCGTGAGACCGGCGACGACGCCATGCTCCGCGACGCGCTGCTGGAGAACATCCACCGCGTCCAGCTGAACCCTCTCGAAGAGGCTGCGGCGTATCAGCAGTTGCTCGAAGAGTTCGAGGTGACCCACGAGGAACTGGCGGCGAAGATCGGCCGCTCGCGTCCCGTGGTGACGAACATGATCCGACTGCTGAAGTTGCCGATTCCCGTGCAACGACGCGTCGCGGCGGGTGTGCTGTCGGCCGGTCACGCTCGCGCCCTGCTGTCGTTGGAGGCGGGTGCCGACGCGCAGGAAGTGATGGCGGCGCGCATCGTCGCGGAGGGCATGTCCGTTCGCGCGACGGAGGAGGCGGTGACGCTCGCCAACCGCAGCGACGATCAGGCGCAGCCCGTCCAGCGACGCAAGCCGATCCAGATGCCGGGCCTGCAGGATGTCGCCGAGCGGTTGTCCGATTCGTTCGACACGAGGGTCACGGTCAGCCTCGGTAAGCGCAAGGGCAAGATTGTGGTCGAGTTCGGTTCGGTGGACGATCTTCAGAGGATCGTTGGGATGATGGAGGCACAGAAAGCCGGTTCGTGA
- a CDS encoding ParA family protein, translating to MSGGPESAVSRETVSRETDHQSDQATSSGNGDDGFTAPYNGISVEETPIGAAAHRASQVLHPHSVTLPKPPERRILTIANQKGGVGKTTSAVNLASALAVQGLTVLVIDLDPQGNASTALGVAHHSGVPSSYELLLGEVTAAEAIQKSPHNDRLFCIPATIDLAGAEIELVSMVAREGRLKGALSAKALGEVDADFILIDCPPSLGLLTVNAMVAAKEVLIPIQCEYYALEGVGQLLRNIELVQAHLNPDLHVSTVLLTMYDGRTKLADQVAEEVRTHFGDAVLRAVIPRSVKVSEAPGYGMTVLDYDPGSRGAMSYLDAGRELAARTAHITKQEQR from the coding sequence ATGTCGGGTGGGCCTGAATCCGCCGTTTCACGTGAAACAGTTTCACGTGAAACCGACCATCAATCCGACCAGGCGACGAGCTCCGGGAACGGGGACGACGGATTCACGGCCCCCTACAACGGAATCTCCGTCGAGGAGACTCCGATCGGTGCCGCCGCGCACCGGGCGAGTCAGGTACTGCACCCGCACTCGGTGACGCTGCCGAAGCCGCCCGAACGGCGGATCCTCACCATCGCGAACCAGAAGGGCGGCGTCGGTAAGACGACGAGCGCCGTCAACCTCGCCTCCGCTCTCGCGGTTCAGGGACTGACCGTTCTCGTGATCGACCTCGACCCGCAGGGCAACGCGAGTACCGCATTGGGGGTCGCTCACCACTCGGGTGTGCCGTCCAGCTACGAGCTTCTTCTCGGAGAGGTGACGGCCGCGGAGGCGATCCAGAAGAGCCCGCACAACGATCGGCTGTTCTGCATTCCGGCCACGATCGACCTCGCCGGTGCCGAGATCGAACTGGTCTCCATGGTCGCCCGCGAAGGACGGCTGAAGGGCGCCCTGTCCGCGAAGGCGCTCGGCGAGGTGGATGCCGACTTCATTCTGATCGACTGCCCGCCGTCGCTCGGACTGCTCACGGTGAACGCGATGGTCGCCGCCAAGGAGGTGCTGATCCCGATCCAGTGCGAGTACTACGCGCTCGAGGGTGTGGGACAGCTGCTGCGGAATATCGAACTGGTGCAGGCGCATCTCAACCCTGACCTCCACGTGTCGACGGTCCTCCTCACGATGTACGACGGGCGCACCAAGTTGGCGGACCAGGTGGCCGAGGAGGTTCGCACCCACTTCGGCGACGCCGTCCTCCGCGCGGTCATTCCGCGCAGCGTCAAGGTGTCCGAAGCGCCCGGGTACGGGATGACCGTGCTCGATTACGACCCCGGGTCACGGGGCGCCATGAGTTACCTCGACGCGGGACGTGAACTCGCCGCACGCACCGCACACATCACGAAGCAGGAGCAGCGATGA
- the rsmG gene encoding 16S rRNA (guanine(527)-N(7))-methyltransferase RsmG: protein MFHVEPNAGEPAEWDEQAAARQVFGERFDIAERYYKSLATDGVERGLIGPREVPRLWERHLLNCAVVGELIAEGESVVDVGSGAGLPGIPLAIARPDLRITLVEPLLRRSVYLAEFVESNGLDVLVVRGRAEESGVVKEAGGADVVTSRAVAPLEKLAKWSLPLIHEHGRMLALKGSSAAEEISRDRASLTRLGAGKLDIVECGVGLLPVPTVVVRAERLPKRRQRR, encoded by the coding sequence ATGTTTCACGTGGAACCGAATGCTGGAGAGCCGGCCGAATGGGACGAACAAGCGGCGGCACGCCAGGTGTTCGGTGAACGATTCGATATCGCAGAGCGCTACTACAAATCGTTGGCGACCGACGGTGTCGAGCGGGGGTTGATCGGACCGCGGGAGGTTCCTCGGCTCTGGGAGCGTCACCTTCTCAACTGCGCCGTCGTCGGTGAACTGATCGCCGAGGGTGAGTCCGTGGTCGATGTCGGAAGCGGTGCCGGGTTGCCCGGCATCCCCCTCGCGATCGCACGACCCGATCTCCGCATCACGCTGGTCGAGCCATTGCTACGTCGGTCGGTGTATCTCGCCGAGTTCGTCGAGTCGAACGGTCTGGACGTCCTTGTCGTCCGGGGGCGTGCCGAGGAGTCCGGAGTGGTGAAGGAAGCCGGCGGGGCGGACGTCGTCACCTCTCGCGCAGTGGCCCCGTTGGAGAAGTTGGCCAAGTGGTCGCTGCCGCTGATCCACGAGCATGGGAGAATGCTCGCATTGAAAGGTTCGAGCGCCGCCGAAGAGATATCCCGTGATCGCGCTTCCCTGACTCGGTTGGGTGCTGGCAAGCTGGATATCGTGGAATGCGGAGTGGGCCTGCTTCCTGTCCCCACCGTTGTCGTTCGGGCAGAACGTTTGCCGAAACGCCGTCAACGTCGATGA
- a CDS encoding YybH family protein, protein MSEDEQQIRNLIDRWAEAVHSGDMAGVLANHADDIVMFDVPPPYEGVRGIDEYRETWPPFFEWQSSGARFEVVSLDVTAGEDVAFAHALLRCGTEAELADNPENRLRLTVGLRKEDGRWLVAHEHHSFPDVSV, encoded by the coding sequence ATGAGCGAAGACGAACAACAGATCCGGAATCTGATCGATCGTTGGGCCGAGGCTGTGCACAGTGGTGACATGGCCGGGGTTCTGGCGAACCATGCCGACGACATCGTGATGTTCGATGTGCCACCACCCTACGAAGGTGTTCGCGGAATCGATGAGTATCGGGAGACCTGGCCACCATTCTTCGAATGGCAATCGAGTGGCGCCAGGTTCGAAGTCGTGTCGTTGGATGTGACCGCGGGCGAGGATGTCGCGTTCGCTCACGCGCTCCTCCGATGCGGAACGGAAGCGGAACTCGCCGACAATCCGGAGAACCGTCTTCGGCTCACCGTCGGGTTGCGGAAAGAAGATGGTCGTTGGCTCGTCGCTCACGAGCATCATTCTTTTCCGGATGTCAGTGTCTGA